The genomic segment GGACAGATGCTATAGCCAATCAGAACGTGAGGTGGGGTCACCGGCCTACATCTTCACCAGTGCTCCTATTCTATAGGTGAGGACGGCCACGCCCACGCTGTGTGATTGACAGCTCAAAGTTGAGTCTCCATCCCCTCGCCTTAAGGAGGTAGGAGATGATGGGAAGATTGTATTACCTTTGAGAGCTTCATCTGCGCTGTCAGCCAGGAGCACTTCCAAGGAGAAGGCTGAGGACAATCGAAATCTCTCTCCAGGGGAAGAAAGTGCCATCTACAAAGCAGGTGACATCCAGAGAGTGCTGAACAACCTAGAAGAGTCTGCAAGCAAGAGATGAAGGGCTGCTGAATGTCATGTTCACATGGGATCTGGACTTGCAGTAACTCCAATCTCAAGACAGCTCTTCCACCCTCTGAAGGAGCACCCTGGAAGTTTCTCTTCTGAAGGAAGATCTCACCATAGTGGCTGCTGAGCTCATTCAGACATATTTGGTGGACTTTTGGGCTGCTCCACCCCTGGACACTACTCTGATGAACCCTATTCCTATAGAGACAGAAGTGTTGCTTCATTTCCCCAGACAGTGATTAAGAAGGATCTGAGAAACTTTGGGAGAGACTTCTGATCCACTTCTCCTTCTTGGTGCTAGAAGAGCTGTTGTCTCCAGGCCTGGTGATGTTAGCTCTAGGGCAGATGGATGGCACTAGGCAGAGCGCTTTTCTCCTCAGCAGCCCCCCCTTGGCAGCTCTACATAGCATGGCTGAGATGAATACCCCTCTGTACCCAGCCTATGCCCTCCCCAGCCagccctgttcctcctccatatcTTCTTCATCCTcaccttcatcctcctcctcaccatcTCCTCCTTTGGGGTCTCCAACTCAGGTGTCCCTGAAACATTCCTCGTCCTCCTCTCCACCAGCTGCAGGAGGACTGTCCTCCCTGGGGACACCTCCACCCCATATCTCAGCGGCTACCCCCCATGGAATCAATGACATCCTGAGCCGACCGGTGATGCACTGCCTGCCCTCCCTGACTGGGGCAGCCCTGACTCCCAGCACCTCGGTGTCCCCGGcctccacctcctccccagcTGCTGGCCTCCTGGCAGGGCTTCCCCGCTTCAGCAGCCTCAgtccccccccacctccccatccTGGACTCTACTTCAGCCCCAGTGCTGCTGTGGCCGTGGCCCGGTACCCCAAGCCTCTGGCGGATCTTCAAGGCAGGACCCCCCTCTTCTGGCCTGGAGTGATGCAGAGTTCTCCCTGGAGAGACGCCCGACTGGCCTGTGCTGCACGTAAGTGCTCTTACTTATTGCTCCGGGGGTTCACAAACCTTTCCTCATTGCTAGACTTACCGTAAAGCTGGTTGTTAGCCGCCTTCAGACCGGGCAGGGTCTACAATGACACGGAATGAAATAGAATGACTTCTAGAAATACGGAAGAAGTGACTAGGGGTATGGAAGTAAGGAAAGTTTACTCCGGCACTGACTGCACCCTGTAATAGCCCAATAATGAGGAGATCCACTGACCACCCCAAACCGAATATACAAAAATAATCTGAGGAAAATCACAGCTTTAGAGCTCACAACTGGAATAGTAAATAGATCATACAGATAATAGAATGTGATCAGACATAGAATAGAAAGATGTTCTGATATAGTGGATTTCTTTCCAATCTGATAATCCGGTCAAAAGAAACATTACCTGGAATATctgcttctatctatctatctatctatctatctatctatctatctatctctctcctatctatctcatatctatctatctatctatctatctatctatctatctcatatctatctatctatctatctatctatctatctctctcctatctatctatctatctatctatctatctatctatctctctcctatctatctatctatctatctatctatctatctatctatctatctatctcatatctatctatctatctatctatctatctcctatctatctatctatctatctatctatctatctcatatctatctatctatctatctatctatctatctatctatctatctatctctctctctcctatctatctatctatctatctatctatctatctatctatctatctatctcatatctatctatctatctatctatctatctatctatctatctctctcctatctatctatctatctatctatctatctatctatctatctatctaatatctatctatctatctattatctatctatctatctatctatctatctatctatctatctcctatctatctatctatctatctatctatctcatatctatctatttatctattaaatatatatatatatatatatatatatatatatatatttgtatgaatatattaatattaatataatatgTATTTAATAAGTATTTAAtatctatttaatatctatcCATCTTTCTACATATCTATTTAATATATGTATATCTCtagctaatatctatctattatctatctatctatctatctatccatccatcccatatctatctatctatctatctatctatctatctatctatctatctatctatctatctagtctaTAATTGGATGCAAACATTAATTGAGCACCACAGGAGGTCAGATATTTATTGCTACTCCCTGGGAATTGTGTCTTATGAATTTATAATTTCCTGGATATTTAATGTTGTTAATCACATAAATTAGTTATGTAAAACAGATGATCAGTAATTCATTTCATTTATGGACCTGGGAATAGGCATAATTCCATTGAAAAGGAACAAAGGGAAATACATTTATCTAAAAATAAGGTTAAAATTGAATGAAAATATTAGAATATTTTACGACAATCGCATAAAATTCTCTCTTTTTAATAGAACAACTTTGTACTAACAAAAAGTGTGAAAAGGTGTGAATTATTTGTAGATAACAAAAACGGATGATGTGTTAGGAGTAGCAGCATATTATATCTGgacgttatatatatatatatatatatatatatatatattcattttcttcctcttattttttaattatagaaattatattaatcAGAGGAATATAAATCATCGGCAACTAATGTAACTAATGTGAATAAAGATAAATCGCACATATTTAATTATAAAGAATATCAACACGCTGTTCTTTATTATAAAGAAATGTAAATGTTAggtataataaatatcagatagaaaatagataaatggataatatTTATATAGATAGATACGACAGATAGGTAAATGGGAAATTTATAAATGtgagatagatatagatgaaTAAATAGATGTGTacatgatagataaatagatgtatatatgtataaaatagATTGATTTTAGATAGATGCATCGATAGATATATAGATGGATAGACatgatatatatgtgtatagatagacagatatatatgagatagacagatagataatatgatagataatagaaagataaTATGATTGATAGTTAGAAAAGATAATATGATAGATATATAatatgatagatagattagataatatgatagatagataatatgatagatagattagataatatgatagatagatagagacagtagatagatagatagatagatagatagatagatagatagatagatagagacagatattagatagatagacaatatGATGGATAGAGACAGTAGATAGATAAtacgatagatattagatagatagatattagatagatagatagatagatagatagattgaaatgatagatagatagatagataatagataatagatagataatagatagatatgagatagatagatagatggatagatattagatagatagatagatagatagataatagatgataggtgatagatagatagacgttagatagatagatagatagatagatagatagatagataatagatagatatgagatagatagatagatattagatagatattagatattagatagatagatattagatagatagatagatattagatagatagatagatagatagatagatagataatagatagatatgagatagatagatagatattagatagatattagatattagatagatagatattagatagatagatagatagatagatagatagatagatagatattagatagatagatagatattagatagatagatagatagatagatagatagatagatagatagatagatattagataatatGCTAGAGTTGCCCCCTGCAGTAATGTCTTCTCCTGCTCTGCAGACCAGGGCTCGGTGCTGCTGGACAAGGACGGGAAGAGGAAGCACACCCGGCCCACCTTCTCCGGGCAGCAGATCTTTGCCTTGGAAAAGACCTTCGAGCAGACCAAGTACTTAGCGGGCCCGGAGAGGGCCAGGCTGGCATATTCCCTGGGCATGACCGAGAGCCAGGTGAAGGTAAGTGCCCGTGCTACCCCCATGGGGACTCTGATGTTACTATTGCTATTATCCGAACAGCAGACTAAACAAATACTGCAGAGCTGAGTTAGTCACTCGGCACACAGTGCCATGCTAGCACCATACATTTATCATCATCCATCTTCCATGGGATTGCCGACCTTATAAAGGTACCTGAGAGGCTTCTGCCCAGTTTACAGCGTGATGTAAGAGAAGGGCCAGTCTCCCGGTGACCTGACTGCTCGGCCATTGTGGCGGTGTAATAAGGGGGGATCACCTGTCCCCATTGTGACATGTGTGTCCTGTGTTATCTGCAGCCCCTCATTCATCATGGTAAATGTCTGAGAGTGAATACACTACAACCTATTCACTAATCCCACCCAGGATTCCTATTCACCCTCCATCCTCGCATTCCCAAGCTCCCCCCagcccctatacacacacacctgCTGGAGCCGCATGTGCTGCTACTACGGCTGCGTTATTTTATTACTACTGAATCGTCCACAGCAAAGAAGGTAATAAATCACTGCACCACTAAGAATTAGTGTAAGAAATAATAGAATAATACATGCAGAAATAATACATAGCACAGTGATTGAGGATAATCCACGAATTCCAAATAACAAAATACAAAGAAATAATATAAACCACAATAAAACAGTGACTGGCATAGAAAATAGTACACATGGGTGTATGAGTGTTGTATTCATTCATATTATACCTAGTCAGTTTGATAAAAAGGTAACAGAATATTTGCACTTtatatgacacaggactgattatctgattatatagtatatatatattagtatataATACTAGTGTCATTTATAATACATCATGTCTAGTGTAATATTTACCCTttgtatattgtgcgtttttgaaCCCATAAACAGCGTTGTCTGTATGGGCCCCTATTGGCTTGTGCTCTGCTGTAATGACAGGCTATTAGGATCATACGATACATAAGCTGTAATTGCTAATTAGACCACCCGAGATGACGCCAACCCCACCGCCAATCTACAGAGGGCGACACTTAGACCTGCAACCATGTGTGTTACACACCGTGCAGCGCATGCCACTCCATCTATTGCCGCTAAAAAggcaatgtgtgtatatatatatattcattttacattttatagcatttgtattttcattttttcctataaaatatTGTAGAAGAATTGAACTTAATTCAATTAAAAGTATTTAATATAGTTTCACTTATATAGTTACAAAACTAATAGATACATGTAAGTGGATACTGgatactatctatctattaatctatcgatctatctatctgtctatctcatatctatcgatctatctatctatctatctatctatctatctatctgtctatctcatatctatcgatctatctatctatctatctatctatctatctcctatctatctatctatctatctatctatctatctatctatctatctatctatctcatatctatctatctcatatctatctatctcatatctatcgatctatatctatctatctatctatctatctatctatctatctatctatctatctttcttctctctctctctaaattTTACTGCAGTCTTTTTTGGAATATAAGACACCACATACACAGATATTGCAGCAGTTGAACAGTTAATCGCATTGTTTCAGCAGAGTAGAGATGAATCTGTAGAGTTCAAGTATAGCTGTGCTGCAGGACCCCTGAtaaacacatcaggatgcataaCAGTGACATGACACAATTATCATATATTTCCAAATATTTATAGCTTTGAAAAGCATTTGATGTCGCAAAGACTATAATATAATACTATATAAATAATAACATTTCTAAAATGTATGTTTTATTCAATGTGTTCGTTTACTGTTGTttttcgtatctatctatctatctatctatctatctatctatctatctatctatctatctatctgttatctatctatctcctatctatctatctatctatctcatatctatctatttatctatctatctatctatctatctaatatctatctatctatctcctatctatctatctatctatctatctatctatctatctatctatctcctatctatctatctatctatctatctatctatctaatatctatctatctatctatctatctatctatctatctatctaatatctatctatctatctatctcctatctatctatctatctatctatctatctatctatctatctattatctatctaatatctatctatctatctatctatctatctatctatctatctatctatctgtctaatatctatctatctattatctatctgtctaatatctatctatctatctatctatctatctatctatctatctatctatctatctatctcctatctatctatctatctatctatctatctgttatctatctatctatctatgtatcta from the Bufo bufo chromosome 2, aBufBuf1.1, whole genome shotgun sequence genome contains:
- the NKX6-1 gene encoding homeobox protein Nkx-6.1, which translates into the protein MLALGQMDGTRQSAFLLSSPPLAALHSMAEMNTPLYPAYALPSQPCSSSISSSSSPSSSSSPSPPLGSPTQVSLKHSSSSSPPAAGGLSSLGTPPPHISAATPHGINDILSRPVMHCLPSLTGAALTPSTSVSPASTSSPAAGLLAGLPRFSSLSPPPPPHPGLYFSPSAAVAVARYPKPLADLQGRTPLFWPGVMQSSPWRDARLACAAHQGSVLLDKDGKRKHTRPTFSGQQIFALEKTFEQTKYLAGPERARLAYSLGMTESQVKVWFQNRRTKWRKKHAAEMATAKKKQDTETERLKGASDNEDEDDDYNKPLDPNSDDEKITQLLKKHKSNSSLLHQQSENDSSS